A window of Methanolobus sediminis contains these coding sequences:
- a CDS encoding cytochrome c biogenesis protein, with the protein MLIDRKKERILAIITAPVMLIAIWMIFFYVPQMKGNAGEILDSSFKIFYFHLPIAMVSYLAFTVVFLASIMHLKGNSSKWDIVAHSAAEVGVVFAFLVLVTGSIWAKATWGWYWIWEPRLTTSLALFLVYLAYLMLRQALEEPEKRARLAAVFGIVGFISVPLSFLSIRLWRSAHPLMFGSSSYGSSGGGLEGTSLQLTLAVNMLAFALLFASMLVYRINNEALKEELEEMKY; encoded by the coding sequence ATGCTCATTGACAGGAAAAAAGAAAGGATACTTGCAATCATCACGGCTCCTGTTATGCTAATTGCCATCTGGATGATATTTTTCTATGTGCCCCAGATGAAAGGCAATGCCGGTGAGATACTTGACAGCAGTTTTAAGATATTTTATTTCCACCTGCCAATAGCCATGGTATCATATCTTGCGTTCACAGTTGTTTTCTTAGCCAGTATAATGCACCTGAAAGGAAACAGCAGTAAATGGGACATCGTTGCTCATTCTGCCGCAGAGGTAGGCGTGGTATTTGCATTCCTTGTGCTTGTCACAGGTTCCATCTGGGCAAAAGCAACATGGGGCTGGTACTGGATATGGGAGCCGAGGCTCACAACCTCACTTGCACTGTTCCTTGTTTATCTTGCCTACCTGATGCTTCGTCAGGCACTTGAGGAACCTGAAAAAAGAGCTCGTCTTGCGGCTGTATTCGGAATTGTAGGTTTCATCTCTGTTCCGCTTAGTTTCCTGTCAATCAGACTGTGGCGTTCAGCTCATCCACTGATGTTCGGCAGTTCTTCATATGGAAGCAGTGGCGGTGGACTTGAAGGAACTTCACTTCAGTTGACACTTGCCGTTAATATGCTTGCATTTGCGTTGTTATTTGCTTCAATGCTTGTTTATAGGATCAACAATGAAGCATTGAAGGAAGAGCTTGAAGAAATGAAGTACTAG
- a CDS encoding GNAT family N-acetyltransferase, producing the protein MDIRLTSDTENISWVELARVLELAPLGKKRDPEKLEIAFKNSMIKVFAFDGEKLVGTGRALSDGVWRTAIYDVAILPEYQNKGIGGKIVEYLVQNSGVDVIMLYANPGKEPFYKKFGFRKMKTAMAIMANTDECIEKGFIE; encoded by the coding sequence ATGGATATTCGTTTAACAAGTGACACAGAGAACATATCATGGGTGGAACTAGCTCGTGTTCTTGAGCTTGCTCCTCTTGGAAAGAAACGTGATCCGGAAAAATTAGAAATAGCTTTTAAAAATAGCATGATAAAAGTATTTGCTTTCGATGGCGAAAAGCTTGTTGGAACAGGGCGGGCTTTATCTGATGGAGTATGGCGTACAGCTATTTACGATGTTGCGATATTGCCTGAATATCAAAACAAAGGAATAGGGGGTAAAATAGTAGAATACCTTGTTCAAAATTCCGGTGTTGATGTTATCATGCTTTATGCAAATCCTGGCAAAGAACCTTTTTACAAAAAATTCGGATTCCGAAAAATGAAAACAGCCATGGCAATTATGGCAAATACTGATGAATGTATCGAAAAAGGGTTCATCGAATAG